Proteins encoded by one window of Pelecanus crispus isolate bPelCri1 chromosome 8, bPelCri1.pri, whole genome shotgun sequence:
- the UIMC1 gene encoding BRCA1-A complex subunit RAP80 isoform X3 yields MPRKKKPTEGLDSRGQDGEEEEEEKRNQANAKKKRSFVDAFIVISDSDGEQESKEETGLQKKRTKQQLDRTKFAAKRKIAQMTEEEQFALALKMSEQEARQVNCQEEEEEELLRKAIAESLNSCQPSDSSDVTPQLSAEALGVRGQSQPAEKEGSEILGGLALCPDAHRSKCSSHSQSARADGSGQMDVARSPLVVLRRLSQEIVESSLVSSIIVSPGKGQPETRSSEKPSSLAKSDSSNMLPSTLGDDLISLSPTFGRVTSGSWRLTPRRLFTSPSSSSEATGHKPKEQPLPCTGHSVGEAGAGSSATLWKSWTVEQCSSLRRSGGGAGTAHTSQPGHAAKVCVSTEQAEQNEVPDSTAELCVLNVAEEKHKQEEARDTVHYYWGIPFCPKGVDPNQYTKVILCQLEVYQKSLKQAQRQLLHKKEFGNPVVPSSSLSQNELGKGDHLSRENGVADDTEDGDPDGQKESESITWLLPSKRREAESPGHSMEEEKNSTSDDEPTTSYRQASQMLSAEDVHEDGEPMQIAQSISMLTPLGSKRSPDTATENSAEEEISVCPETQTNPLESIEAEREELCSGSRDAPMQAGGDEDAGRTVSECSPTAADHVSCPLCDQGFLATEIELHAMYCNGIVGEEAGEDSPVLTRRQREARSKAASGESGSASLDIDKCEKCYLCKSLVPLLQYQRHVDSCLQAARQAQGTRRLRSAKDVGRQERGLLRMLELSESKSAGADAGTPLPGLGDQQSPPPLSARAGGTVADSPSSLQHLSFGVSFSEATDCMVDLEPHAALRLGSQQQTKGCRRRKRKF; encoded by the exons caGGAGTCAAAGGAAGAGACTGGATTGCAAAAGAagagaacaaagcagcagctggatagAACGAAGTTTgctgctaaaagaaaaattgcac AGATGACTGAAGAGGAACAGTTTGCACTGGCCCTGAAAATGAGTGAGCAAGAAGCCAGACAAGTGAACTgtcaggaagaggaagaggaggagctcTTGAGGAAGGCCATTGCTGAGAGCCTTAAC agctgTCAGCCCTCGGACTCCTCTGATGTAACCCCTCAGTTGTCTGCAGAAGCACTGGGTGTGCGAGGCCAAAGCCAGCCCGCTGAGAAAGAAGGCTCTGAGATCCTGGGAGGTCTGGCGCTTTGCCCTGACGCCCATCGCTCCAAGTGCAGCTCCCACTCACAGAGCGCCAGAGCTGATGGGAGTGGACAGATGGATGTCGCCCGGAGCCCCCTGGTAGTGTTGAGGAGGTTAAGCCAGGAAATTGTTGAAAGCTCACTAGTATCCAGCATAATCGTGTCTCCGGGGAAGGGCCAGCCTGAGACAAGGTCAAGTGAAAAGCCTTCCTCACTAGCAAAAAGCGATTCTAGTAACATGTTACCCAGCACTCTTGGAGACGACCTCATCTCTTTGAGTCCCACCTTTGGCAGGGTAACTTCAGGCTCCTGGCGACTGACACCTCGGAGACTGTTCACAAGCCCCTCCAGCTCTTCAGAAGCAACAGGCCACAAACCAAaagagcagcccctgccctgcactgGCCATTCTGTGGGAGAAGCTGGTGCCGGGAGCTCAGCCACGCTCTGGAAGAGCTGGACCGTGGAACAGTGTAGCAGCCTCAGGAGGAGTGGTGGAGGAGCAGGTACCGCACACACCTCGCAGCCCGGGCATGCCGCCAAAGTCTGTGTTTCCACAGAGCAAGCAGAGCAGAACGAGGTGCCCGACAGTACCGCTGAGCTTTGCGTGCTGAATGTGGCAGAGGAAAAGCACAAGCAGGAGGAGGCGAGAGACACAGTGCACTATTACTGGGGCATTCCCTTCTGCCCCAAGGGGGTGGACCCCAACCAGTACACCAAAGTCATCTTGTGTCAGCTGGAGGTTTACCAGAAGAGCCTGAAGCAGGCTCAGAGGCAGCTATTGCATAAGAAAGAGTTTGGTAACCCAGTTGTGCCCAGTTCTTCCTTGAGCCAAAATGAGCTTGGGAAAGGAGATCACCTAAGCAGGGAGAACGGGGTTGCTGATGATACAGAAGATGGAGACCCAGACGGGCAGAAGGAGTCTGAGAGCATCACCTGGCTCCTCCCTTcaaagaggagggaggcagagagtcCAGGGCACAGcatggaagaagagaagaactCTACTTCTGATGATGAACCGACCACCAGCTACCGCCAG GCCTCCCAGATGCTGTCTGCAGAGGATGTGCATGAAGATGGGGAACCCATGCAAATTGCACAGAG CATCTCCATGTTGACCCCACTTGGCAGTAAAAGGAGCCCAGATACTGCTACAGAAAACTCTGCTGAAGAAGAGATCTCTGTTTGCCCAG AGACCCAGACGAATCCACTGGAATCTAttgaggcagagagagaagagctCTGTTCGGGCAGCAGAGATGCACCTATGCAG GCTGGTGGAGATGAAGATGCTGGCAGGACTGTGTCTGAGTGCAGTCCTACAGCTGCTGACCATGTGTCGTGCCCGCTGTGTGACCAAGGCTTTCTAGCTACAGAGATCGAGCTGCATGCCATGTACTGCAACGGCATTGTGGGAGAGGAGGCTGGCGAGGACAGTCCAG tgCTCACCCGGCGTCAGAGAGAGGCAAGAAGTAAAGCTGCCAGTGGTGAAAGCGGCTCAGCATCCTTAGACATTGACAA GTGTGAGAAGTGCTACCTCTGTAAGTCACTGGTGCCACTGCTGCAGTATCAGAGGCACGTGGACAGCTGCCTTCAGGCTGCTAGGCAAGCTCAGGGAACCAGGAGGCTGCGAAGCGCCAAG GACGTTggaaggcaggagaggggaCTCCTCAGGATGCTGGAGCTCTCGGAGAGCAAGTCTGCAG GTGCTGATGCGGGGACCCCCCTCCCTGGACTAGGAGACCAACAGTCCCCTCCCCCACTCTCAGCCAGAGCCGGGGGGACGGTGGCAGACAGCCCCAGCTCCCTTCAGCACCTTTCTTTCGGCGTCTCCTTCTCGGAAGCCACGGACTGCATGGTAGACTTGGAGCCGCATGCGGCTCTTCGCttgggcagccagcagcagaccAAAGGCTGCCGCCGGAGAAAGCGCAAGTTCTGA
- the UIMC1 gene encoding BRCA1-A complex subunit RAP80 isoform X1: protein MPRKKKPTEGLDSRGQDGEEEEEEKRNQANAKKKRSFVDAFIVISDSDGEQESKEETGLQKKRTKQQLDRTKFAAKRKIAQMTEEEQFALALKMSEQEARQVNCQEEEEEELLRKAIAESLNSCQPSDSSDVTPQLSAEALGVRGQSQPAEKEGSEILGGLALCPDAHRSKCSSHSQSARADGSGQMDVARSPLVVLRRLSQEIVESSLVSSIIVSPGKGQPETRSSEKPSSLAKSDSSNMLPSTLGDDLISLSPTFGRVTSGSWRLTPRRLFTSPSSSSEATGHKPKEQPLPCTGHSVGEAGAGSSATLWKSWTVEQCSSLRRSGGGAGTAHTSQPGHAAKVCVSTEQAEQNEVPDSTAELCVLNVAEEKHKQEEARDTVHYYWGIPFCPKGVDPNQYTKVILCQLEVYQKSLKQAQRQLLHKKEFGNPVVPSSSLSQNELGKGDHLSRENGVADDTEDGDPDGQKESESITWLLPSKRREAESPGHSMEEEKNSTSDDEPTTSYRQNFPFQASQMLSAEDVHEDGEPMQIAQSISMLTPLGSKRSPDTATENSAEEEISVCPETQTNPLESIEAEREELCSGSRDAPMQAGGDEDAGRTVSECSPTAADHVSCPLCDQGFLATEIELHAMYCNGIVGEEAGEDSPVLTRRQREARSKAASGESGSASLDIDKCEKCYLCKSLVPLLQYQRHVDSCLQAARQAQGTRRLRSAKDVGRQERGLLRMLELSESKSAGADAGTPLPGLGDQQSPPPLSARAGGTVADSPSSLQHLSFGVSFSEATDCMVDLEPHAALRLGSQQQTKGCRRRKRKF, encoded by the exons caGGAGTCAAAGGAAGAGACTGGATTGCAAAAGAagagaacaaagcagcagctggatagAACGAAGTTTgctgctaaaagaaaaattgcac AGATGACTGAAGAGGAACAGTTTGCACTGGCCCTGAAAATGAGTGAGCAAGAAGCCAGACAAGTGAACTgtcaggaagaggaagaggaggagctcTTGAGGAAGGCCATTGCTGAGAGCCTTAAC agctgTCAGCCCTCGGACTCCTCTGATGTAACCCCTCAGTTGTCTGCAGAAGCACTGGGTGTGCGAGGCCAAAGCCAGCCCGCTGAGAAAGAAGGCTCTGAGATCCTGGGAGGTCTGGCGCTTTGCCCTGACGCCCATCGCTCCAAGTGCAGCTCCCACTCACAGAGCGCCAGAGCTGATGGGAGTGGACAGATGGATGTCGCCCGGAGCCCCCTGGTAGTGTTGAGGAGGTTAAGCCAGGAAATTGTTGAAAGCTCACTAGTATCCAGCATAATCGTGTCTCCGGGGAAGGGCCAGCCTGAGACAAGGTCAAGTGAAAAGCCTTCCTCACTAGCAAAAAGCGATTCTAGTAACATGTTACCCAGCACTCTTGGAGACGACCTCATCTCTTTGAGTCCCACCTTTGGCAGGGTAACTTCAGGCTCCTGGCGACTGACACCTCGGAGACTGTTCACAAGCCCCTCCAGCTCTTCAGAAGCAACAGGCCACAAACCAAaagagcagcccctgccctgcactgGCCATTCTGTGGGAGAAGCTGGTGCCGGGAGCTCAGCCACGCTCTGGAAGAGCTGGACCGTGGAACAGTGTAGCAGCCTCAGGAGGAGTGGTGGAGGAGCAGGTACCGCACACACCTCGCAGCCCGGGCATGCCGCCAAAGTCTGTGTTTCCACAGAGCAAGCAGAGCAGAACGAGGTGCCCGACAGTACCGCTGAGCTTTGCGTGCTGAATGTGGCAGAGGAAAAGCACAAGCAGGAGGAGGCGAGAGACACAGTGCACTATTACTGGGGCATTCCCTTCTGCCCCAAGGGGGTGGACCCCAACCAGTACACCAAAGTCATCTTGTGTCAGCTGGAGGTTTACCAGAAGAGCCTGAAGCAGGCTCAGAGGCAGCTATTGCATAAGAAAGAGTTTGGTAACCCAGTTGTGCCCAGTTCTTCCTTGAGCCAAAATGAGCTTGGGAAAGGAGATCACCTAAGCAGGGAGAACGGGGTTGCTGATGATACAGAAGATGGAGACCCAGACGGGCAGAAGGAGTCTGAGAGCATCACCTGGCTCCTCCCTTcaaagaggagggaggcagagagtcCAGGGCACAGcatggaagaagagaagaactCTACTTCTGATGATGAACCGACCACCAGCTACCGCCAG aattttcctttccagGCCTCCCAGATGCTGTCTGCAGAGGATGTGCATGAAGATGGGGAACCCATGCAAATTGCACAGAG CATCTCCATGTTGACCCCACTTGGCAGTAAAAGGAGCCCAGATACTGCTACAGAAAACTCTGCTGAAGAAGAGATCTCTGTTTGCCCAG AGACCCAGACGAATCCACTGGAATCTAttgaggcagagagagaagagctCTGTTCGGGCAGCAGAGATGCACCTATGCAG GCTGGTGGAGATGAAGATGCTGGCAGGACTGTGTCTGAGTGCAGTCCTACAGCTGCTGACCATGTGTCGTGCCCGCTGTGTGACCAAGGCTTTCTAGCTACAGAGATCGAGCTGCATGCCATGTACTGCAACGGCATTGTGGGAGAGGAGGCTGGCGAGGACAGTCCAG tgCTCACCCGGCGTCAGAGAGAGGCAAGAAGTAAAGCTGCCAGTGGTGAAAGCGGCTCAGCATCCTTAGACATTGACAA GTGTGAGAAGTGCTACCTCTGTAAGTCACTGGTGCCACTGCTGCAGTATCAGAGGCACGTGGACAGCTGCCTTCAGGCTGCTAGGCAAGCTCAGGGAACCAGGAGGCTGCGAAGCGCCAAG GACGTTggaaggcaggagaggggaCTCCTCAGGATGCTGGAGCTCTCGGAGAGCAAGTCTGCAG GTGCTGATGCGGGGACCCCCCTCCCTGGACTAGGAGACCAACAGTCCCCTCCCCCACTCTCAGCCAGAGCCGGGGGGACGGTGGCAGACAGCCCCAGCTCCCTTCAGCACCTTTCTTTCGGCGTCTCCTTCTCGGAAGCCACGGACTGCATGGTAGACTTGGAGCCGCATGCGGCTCTTCGCttgggcagccagcagcagaccAAAGGCTGCCGCCGGAGAAAGCGCAAGTTCTGA
- the UIMC1 gene encoding BRCA1-A complex subunit RAP80 isoform X5, which translates to MPRKKKPTEGLDSRGQDGEEEEEEKRNQANAKKKRSFVDAFIVISDSDGEQESKEETGLQKKRTKQQLDRTKFAAKRKIAQMTEEEQFALALKMSEQEARQVNCQEEEEEELLRKAIAESLNSCQPSDSSDVTPQLSAEALGVRGQSQPAEKEGSEILGGLALCPDAHRSKCSSHSQSARADGSGQMDVARSPLVVLRRLSQEIVESSLVSSIIVSPGKGQPETRSSEKPSSLAKSDSSNMLPSTLGDDLISLSPTFGRVTSGSWRLTPRRLFTSPSSSSEATGHKPKEQPLPCTGHSVGEAGAGSSATLWKSWTVEQCSSLRRSGGGAGTAHTSQPGHAAKVCVSTEQAEQNEVPDSTAELCVLNVAEEKHKQEEARDTVHYYWGIPFCPKGVDPNQYTKVILCQLEVYQKSLKQAQRQLLHKKEFGNPVVPSSSLSQNELGKGDHLSRENGVADDTEDGDPDGQKESESITWLLPSKRREAESPGHSMEEEKNSTSDDEPTTSYRQNFPFQASQMLSAEDVHEDGEPMQIAQSISMLTPLGSKRSPDTATENSAEEEISVCPETQTNPLESIEAEREELCSGSRDAPMQAGGDEDAGRTVSECSPTAADHVSCPLCDQGFLATEIELHAMYCNGIVGEEAGEDSPVLTRRQREARSKAASGESGSASLDIDKTLEGRRGDSSGCWSSRRASLQVLMRGPPSLD; encoded by the exons caGGAGTCAAAGGAAGAGACTGGATTGCAAAAGAagagaacaaagcagcagctggatagAACGAAGTTTgctgctaaaagaaaaattgcac AGATGACTGAAGAGGAACAGTTTGCACTGGCCCTGAAAATGAGTGAGCAAGAAGCCAGACAAGTGAACTgtcaggaagaggaagaggaggagctcTTGAGGAAGGCCATTGCTGAGAGCCTTAAC agctgTCAGCCCTCGGACTCCTCTGATGTAACCCCTCAGTTGTCTGCAGAAGCACTGGGTGTGCGAGGCCAAAGCCAGCCCGCTGAGAAAGAAGGCTCTGAGATCCTGGGAGGTCTGGCGCTTTGCCCTGACGCCCATCGCTCCAAGTGCAGCTCCCACTCACAGAGCGCCAGAGCTGATGGGAGTGGACAGATGGATGTCGCCCGGAGCCCCCTGGTAGTGTTGAGGAGGTTAAGCCAGGAAATTGTTGAAAGCTCACTAGTATCCAGCATAATCGTGTCTCCGGGGAAGGGCCAGCCTGAGACAAGGTCAAGTGAAAAGCCTTCCTCACTAGCAAAAAGCGATTCTAGTAACATGTTACCCAGCACTCTTGGAGACGACCTCATCTCTTTGAGTCCCACCTTTGGCAGGGTAACTTCAGGCTCCTGGCGACTGACACCTCGGAGACTGTTCACAAGCCCCTCCAGCTCTTCAGAAGCAACAGGCCACAAACCAAaagagcagcccctgccctgcactgGCCATTCTGTGGGAGAAGCTGGTGCCGGGAGCTCAGCCACGCTCTGGAAGAGCTGGACCGTGGAACAGTGTAGCAGCCTCAGGAGGAGTGGTGGAGGAGCAGGTACCGCACACACCTCGCAGCCCGGGCATGCCGCCAAAGTCTGTGTTTCCACAGAGCAAGCAGAGCAGAACGAGGTGCCCGACAGTACCGCTGAGCTTTGCGTGCTGAATGTGGCAGAGGAAAAGCACAAGCAGGAGGAGGCGAGAGACACAGTGCACTATTACTGGGGCATTCCCTTCTGCCCCAAGGGGGTGGACCCCAACCAGTACACCAAAGTCATCTTGTGTCAGCTGGAGGTTTACCAGAAGAGCCTGAAGCAGGCTCAGAGGCAGCTATTGCATAAGAAAGAGTTTGGTAACCCAGTTGTGCCCAGTTCTTCCTTGAGCCAAAATGAGCTTGGGAAAGGAGATCACCTAAGCAGGGAGAACGGGGTTGCTGATGATACAGAAGATGGAGACCCAGACGGGCAGAAGGAGTCTGAGAGCATCACCTGGCTCCTCCCTTcaaagaggagggaggcagagagtcCAGGGCACAGcatggaagaagagaagaactCTACTTCTGATGATGAACCGACCACCAGCTACCGCCAG aattttcctttccagGCCTCCCAGATGCTGTCTGCAGAGGATGTGCATGAAGATGGGGAACCCATGCAAATTGCACAGAG CATCTCCATGTTGACCCCACTTGGCAGTAAAAGGAGCCCAGATACTGCTACAGAAAACTCTGCTGAAGAAGAGATCTCTGTTTGCCCAG AGACCCAGACGAATCCACTGGAATCTAttgaggcagagagagaagagctCTGTTCGGGCAGCAGAGATGCACCTATGCAG GCTGGTGGAGATGAAGATGCTGGCAGGACTGTGTCTGAGTGCAGTCCTACAGCTGCTGACCATGTGTCGTGCCCGCTGTGTGACCAAGGCTTTCTAGCTACAGAGATCGAGCTGCATGCCATGTACTGCAACGGCATTGTGGGAGAGGAGGCTGGCGAGGACAGTCCAG tgCTCACCCGGCGTCAGAGAGAGGCAAGAAGTAAAGCTGCCAGTGGTGAAAGCGGCTCAGCATCCTTAGACATTGACAA GACGTTggaaggcaggagaggggaCTCCTCAGGATGCTGGAGCTCTCGGAGAGCAAGTCTGCAG GTGCTGATGCGGGGACCCCCCTCCCTGGACTAG
- the UIMC1 gene encoding BRCA1-A complex subunit RAP80 isoform X6 codes for MPRKKKPTEGLDSRGQDGEEEEEEKRNQANAKKKRSFVDAFIVISDSDGEQESKEETGLQKKRTKQQLDRTKFAAKRKIAQMTEEEQFALALKMSEQEARQVNCQEEEEEELLRKAIAESLNSCQPSDSSDVTPQLSAEALGVRGQSQPAEKEGSEILGGLALCPDAHRSKCSSHSQSARADGSGQMDVARSPLVVLRRLSQEIVESSLVSSIIVSPGKGQPETRSSEKPSSLAKSDSSNMLPSTLGDDLISLSPTFGRVTSGSWRLTPRRLFTSPSSSSEATGHKPKEQPLPCTGHSVGEAGAGSSATLWKSWTVEQCSSLRRSGGGAGTAHTSQPGHAAKVCVSTEQAEQNEVPDSTAELCVLNVAEEKHKQEEARDTVHYYWGIPFCPKGVDPNQYTKVILCQLEVYQKSLKQAQRQLLHKKEFGNPVVPSSSLSQNELGKGDHLSRENGVADDTEDGDPDGQKESESITWLLPSKRREAESPGHSMEEEKNSTSDDEPTTSYRQNFPFQASQMLSAEDVHEDGEPMQIAQSISMLTPLGSKRSPDTATENSAEEEISVCPETQTNPLESIEAEREELCSGSRDAPMQAGGDEDAGRTVSECSPTAADHVSCPLCDQGFLATEIELHAMYCNGIVGEEAGEDSPVLTRRQREARSKAASGESGSASLDIDKC; via the exons caGGAGTCAAAGGAAGAGACTGGATTGCAAAAGAagagaacaaagcagcagctggatagAACGAAGTTTgctgctaaaagaaaaattgcac AGATGACTGAAGAGGAACAGTTTGCACTGGCCCTGAAAATGAGTGAGCAAGAAGCCAGACAAGTGAACTgtcaggaagaggaagaggaggagctcTTGAGGAAGGCCATTGCTGAGAGCCTTAAC agctgTCAGCCCTCGGACTCCTCTGATGTAACCCCTCAGTTGTCTGCAGAAGCACTGGGTGTGCGAGGCCAAAGCCAGCCCGCTGAGAAAGAAGGCTCTGAGATCCTGGGAGGTCTGGCGCTTTGCCCTGACGCCCATCGCTCCAAGTGCAGCTCCCACTCACAGAGCGCCAGAGCTGATGGGAGTGGACAGATGGATGTCGCCCGGAGCCCCCTGGTAGTGTTGAGGAGGTTAAGCCAGGAAATTGTTGAAAGCTCACTAGTATCCAGCATAATCGTGTCTCCGGGGAAGGGCCAGCCTGAGACAAGGTCAAGTGAAAAGCCTTCCTCACTAGCAAAAAGCGATTCTAGTAACATGTTACCCAGCACTCTTGGAGACGACCTCATCTCTTTGAGTCCCACCTTTGGCAGGGTAACTTCAGGCTCCTGGCGACTGACACCTCGGAGACTGTTCACAAGCCCCTCCAGCTCTTCAGAAGCAACAGGCCACAAACCAAaagagcagcccctgccctgcactgGCCATTCTGTGGGAGAAGCTGGTGCCGGGAGCTCAGCCACGCTCTGGAAGAGCTGGACCGTGGAACAGTGTAGCAGCCTCAGGAGGAGTGGTGGAGGAGCAGGTACCGCACACACCTCGCAGCCCGGGCATGCCGCCAAAGTCTGTGTTTCCACAGAGCAAGCAGAGCAGAACGAGGTGCCCGACAGTACCGCTGAGCTTTGCGTGCTGAATGTGGCAGAGGAAAAGCACAAGCAGGAGGAGGCGAGAGACACAGTGCACTATTACTGGGGCATTCCCTTCTGCCCCAAGGGGGTGGACCCCAACCAGTACACCAAAGTCATCTTGTGTCAGCTGGAGGTTTACCAGAAGAGCCTGAAGCAGGCTCAGAGGCAGCTATTGCATAAGAAAGAGTTTGGTAACCCAGTTGTGCCCAGTTCTTCCTTGAGCCAAAATGAGCTTGGGAAAGGAGATCACCTAAGCAGGGAGAACGGGGTTGCTGATGATACAGAAGATGGAGACCCAGACGGGCAGAAGGAGTCTGAGAGCATCACCTGGCTCCTCCCTTcaaagaggagggaggcagagagtcCAGGGCACAGcatggaagaagagaagaactCTACTTCTGATGATGAACCGACCACCAGCTACCGCCAG aattttcctttccagGCCTCCCAGATGCTGTCTGCAGAGGATGTGCATGAAGATGGGGAACCCATGCAAATTGCACAGAG CATCTCCATGTTGACCCCACTTGGCAGTAAAAGGAGCCCAGATACTGCTACAGAAAACTCTGCTGAAGAAGAGATCTCTGTTTGCCCAG AGACCCAGACGAATCCACTGGAATCTAttgaggcagagagagaagagctCTGTTCGGGCAGCAGAGATGCACCTATGCAG GCTGGTGGAGATGAAGATGCTGGCAGGACTGTGTCTGAGTGCAGTCCTACAGCTGCTGACCATGTGTCGTGCCCGCTGTGTGACCAAGGCTTTCTAGCTACAGAGATCGAGCTGCATGCCATGTACTGCAACGGCATTGTGGGAGAGGAGGCTGGCGAGGACAGTCCAG tgCTCACCCGGCGTCAGAGAGAGGCAAGAAGTAAAGCTGCCAGTGGTGAAAGCGGCTCAGCATCCTTAGACATTGACAA GTGCTGA
- the UIMC1 gene encoding BRCA1-A complex subunit RAP80 isoform X2, producing the protein MPRKKKPTEGLDSRGQDGEEEEEEKRNQANAKKKRSFVDAFIVISDSDGEESKEETGLQKKRTKQQLDRTKFAAKRKIAQMTEEEQFALALKMSEQEARQVNCQEEEEEELLRKAIAESLNSCQPSDSSDVTPQLSAEALGVRGQSQPAEKEGSEILGGLALCPDAHRSKCSSHSQSARADGSGQMDVARSPLVVLRRLSQEIVESSLVSSIIVSPGKGQPETRSSEKPSSLAKSDSSNMLPSTLGDDLISLSPTFGRVTSGSWRLTPRRLFTSPSSSSEATGHKPKEQPLPCTGHSVGEAGAGSSATLWKSWTVEQCSSLRRSGGGAGTAHTSQPGHAAKVCVSTEQAEQNEVPDSTAELCVLNVAEEKHKQEEARDTVHYYWGIPFCPKGVDPNQYTKVILCQLEVYQKSLKQAQRQLLHKKEFGNPVVPSSSLSQNELGKGDHLSRENGVADDTEDGDPDGQKESESITWLLPSKRREAESPGHSMEEEKNSTSDDEPTTSYRQNFPFQASQMLSAEDVHEDGEPMQIAQSISMLTPLGSKRSPDTATENSAEEEISVCPETQTNPLESIEAEREELCSGSRDAPMQAGGDEDAGRTVSECSPTAADHVSCPLCDQGFLATEIELHAMYCNGIVGEEAGEDSPVLTRRQREARSKAASGESGSASLDIDKCEKCYLCKSLVPLLQYQRHVDSCLQAARQAQGTRRLRSAKDVGRQERGLLRMLELSESKSAGADAGTPLPGLGDQQSPPPLSARAGGTVADSPSSLQHLSFGVSFSEATDCMVDLEPHAALRLGSQQQTKGCRRRKRKF; encoded by the exons GAGTCAAAGGAAGAGACTGGATTGCAAAAGAagagaacaaagcagcagctggatagAACGAAGTTTgctgctaaaagaaaaattgcac AGATGACTGAAGAGGAACAGTTTGCACTGGCCCTGAAAATGAGTGAGCAAGAAGCCAGACAAGTGAACTgtcaggaagaggaagaggaggagctcTTGAGGAAGGCCATTGCTGAGAGCCTTAAC agctgTCAGCCCTCGGACTCCTCTGATGTAACCCCTCAGTTGTCTGCAGAAGCACTGGGTGTGCGAGGCCAAAGCCAGCCCGCTGAGAAAGAAGGCTCTGAGATCCTGGGAGGTCTGGCGCTTTGCCCTGACGCCCATCGCTCCAAGTGCAGCTCCCACTCACAGAGCGCCAGAGCTGATGGGAGTGGACAGATGGATGTCGCCCGGAGCCCCCTGGTAGTGTTGAGGAGGTTAAGCCAGGAAATTGTTGAAAGCTCACTAGTATCCAGCATAATCGTGTCTCCGGGGAAGGGCCAGCCTGAGACAAGGTCAAGTGAAAAGCCTTCCTCACTAGCAAAAAGCGATTCTAGTAACATGTTACCCAGCACTCTTGGAGACGACCTCATCTCTTTGAGTCCCACCTTTGGCAGGGTAACTTCAGGCTCCTGGCGACTGACACCTCGGAGACTGTTCACAAGCCCCTCCAGCTCTTCAGAAGCAACAGGCCACAAACCAAaagagcagcccctgccctgcactgGCCATTCTGTGGGAGAAGCTGGTGCCGGGAGCTCAGCCACGCTCTGGAAGAGCTGGACCGTGGAACAGTGTAGCAGCCTCAGGAGGAGTGGTGGAGGAGCAGGTACCGCACACACCTCGCAGCCCGGGCATGCCGCCAAAGTCTGTGTTTCCACAGAGCAAGCAGAGCAGAACGAGGTGCCCGACAGTACCGCTGAGCTTTGCGTGCTGAATGTGGCAGAGGAAAAGCACAAGCAGGAGGAGGCGAGAGACACAGTGCACTATTACTGGGGCATTCCCTTCTGCCCCAAGGGGGTGGACCCCAACCAGTACACCAAAGTCATCTTGTGTCAGCTGGAGGTTTACCAGAAGAGCCTGAAGCAGGCTCAGAGGCAGCTATTGCATAAGAAAGAGTTTGGTAACCCAGTTGTGCCCAGTTCTTCCTTGAGCCAAAATGAGCTTGGGAAAGGAGATCACCTAAGCAGGGAGAACGGGGTTGCTGATGATACAGAAGATGGAGACCCAGACGGGCAGAAGGAGTCTGAGAGCATCACCTGGCTCCTCCCTTcaaagaggagggaggcagagagtcCAGGGCACAGcatggaagaagagaagaactCTACTTCTGATGATGAACCGACCACCAGCTACCGCCAG aattttcctttccagGCCTCCCAGATGCTGTCTGCAGAGGATGTGCATGAAGATGGGGAACCCATGCAAATTGCACAGAG CATCTCCATGTTGACCCCACTTGGCAGTAAAAGGAGCCCAGATACTGCTACAGAAAACTCTGCTGAAGAAGAGATCTCTGTTTGCCCAG AGACCCAGACGAATCCACTGGAATCTAttgaggcagagagagaagagctCTGTTCGGGCAGCAGAGATGCACCTATGCAG GCTGGTGGAGATGAAGATGCTGGCAGGACTGTGTCTGAGTGCAGTCCTACAGCTGCTGACCATGTGTCGTGCCCGCTGTGTGACCAAGGCTTTCTAGCTACAGAGATCGAGCTGCATGCCATGTACTGCAACGGCATTGTGGGAGAGGAGGCTGGCGAGGACAGTCCAG tgCTCACCCGGCGTCAGAGAGAGGCAAGAAGTAAAGCTGCCAGTGGTGAAAGCGGCTCAGCATCCTTAGACATTGACAA GTGTGAGAAGTGCTACCTCTGTAAGTCACTGGTGCCACTGCTGCAGTATCAGAGGCACGTGGACAGCTGCCTTCAGGCTGCTAGGCAAGCTCAGGGAACCAGGAGGCTGCGAAGCGCCAAG GACGTTggaaggcaggagaggggaCTCCTCAGGATGCTGGAGCTCTCGGAGAGCAAGTCTGCAG GTGCTGATGCGGGGACCCCCCTCCCTGGACTAGGAGACCAACAGTCCCCTCCCCCACTCTCAGCCAGAGCCGGGGGGACGGTGGCAGACAGCCCCAGCTCCCTTCAGCACCTTTCTTTCGGCGTCTCCTTCTCGGAAGCCACGGACTGCATGGTAGACTTGGAGCCGCATGCGGCTCTTCGCttgggcagccagcagcagaccAAAGGCTGCCGCCGGAGAAAGCGCAAGTTCTGA